A portion of the Mycobacteriales bacterium genome contains these proteins:
- a CDS encoding YciI family protein produces MAKYLLLKHYRGAPKGVNDVPMDQWTPEEVQDHVQYMNDFAARLETTGEYVDGQALSPKGTFVRYDGEGRPPVTDGPFAETKDLIAGWMVIDVDTYERALTLAGELSAAPGAGGKPIHEWLELRPFLGEEAPTVIE; encoded by the coding sequence ATGGCGAAGTACCTGCTTCTCAAGCACTACCGCGGCGCCCCAAAGGGCGTCAACGATGTCCCGATGGACCAATGGACCCCCGAGGAGGTGCAGGACCACGTGCAGTACATGAACGACTTCGCCGCCCGGCTCGAGACCACCGGTGAGTACGTCGACGGCCAGGCTCTCTCGCCCAAGGGCACGTTCGTCCGCTACGACGGGGAGGGCCGCCCGCCGGTCACCGACGGTCCCTTCGCGGAGACCAAGGACCTGATCGCCGGCTGGATGGTGATCGACGTGGACACCTACGAGCGCGCGCTGACGCTCGCCGGCGAGTTGTCGGCGGCCCCCGGAGCCGGCGGCAAGCCGATCCACGAGTGGCTCGAGCTGCGCCCGTTCCTGGGCGAAGAAGCGCCGACGGT
- a CDS encoding NAD(+)/NADH kinase, with product MTSTIGLVLHPRRNCAEAMQTITSWARERQIEVLGLPDEVGRAGRSVTAVGPDELSRRADVIVGLGGDGTILRALRLTLEDRTPVLGVNLGRLGFLAEIDIPELGGALTSIVEGRFTIETRSGLRAIAGERSAVAFNDVAVVRIPSDGMSAVGLRVEGHTFVRYSADAVVVSTPTGSTAYSFSAGGPIVSPSAEGLLVIPVAPHSAFNRALFLSTGEKLCLEILPTSGELAVEADGRPVGRAHPGDLIDIDVLPGAAQLVRLGGTTFYQRAQRKLRLTGSAEVETD from the coding sequence GTGACCAGCACCATCGGGCTCGTGCTGCACCCGCGCCGCAATTGCGCGGAGGCGATGCAGACCATCACGAGCTGGGCCCGGGAGCGGCAGATCGAGGTCCTCGGCCTGCCCGACGAGGTGGGGCGGGCTGGGCGGAGCGTGACAGCAGTCGGTCCCGACGAACTGTCCCGACGTGCCGACGTCATCGTCGGTCTCGGTGGCGACGGCACCATCCTGCGCGCGCTGCGACTCACGCTCGAGGACCGCACGCCGGTGCTCGGCGTCAACCTCGGCCGGCTCGGCTTCCTCGCCGAGATCGACATTCCCGAGCTGGGCGGCGCCCTGACTTCGATCGTCGAGGGCCGCTTCACGATCGAGACCCGCTCCGGGCTGCGGGCGATCGCGGGCGAGCGCAGCGCGGTCGCCTTCAACGACGTCGCCGTCGTCCGGATACCCAGCGACGGGATGTCGGCGGTCGGCCTCCGGGTCGAGGGGCACACCTTCGTCCGCTACTCCGCCGATGCGGTCGTGGTCTCCACGCCGACGGGGTCGACGGCGTACAGCTTCTCCGCCGGCGGACCCATCGTCTCGCCGAGCGCCGAGGGCCTGCTCGTGATTCCGGTCGCGCCGCACTCGGCGTTCAACCGCGCGCTGTTCCTGTCCACCGGCGAGAAGCTCTGCCTGGAGATCCTGCCGACCAGCGGCGAACTCGCGGTCGAAGCCGACGGCCGACCGGTCGGCCGCGCCCATCCCGGCGACCTCATCGACATCGACGTCCTGCCGGGCGCCGCTCAACTGGTGCGGCTCGGCGGCACGACCTTCTACCAGCGGGCCCAGCGCAAGCTGCGCCTCACCGGTTCGGCGGAGGTCGAGACCGACTAG
- a CDS encoding ECF transporter S component encodes MSVLRAGRPAAGTTAIRTTAIRLHPRSALMLGLTSLIGLVGFCWPLVIRPGAGLEHGLDAPWLFAALLPLLLGVVLAELAEGGMDAKAVALLGVLAAVCTALRPLSTGVAGFTLLFGLLIPAGRVLGPGFGFVLGAVSMFSSALLTGGIGPWLPFQMLGAAWIGLFAGLLPRRPRGIAELGMLAAYGAVAGLLYGLLLNMWFWPFTFGPDATPGTDPSLAFVPGGAILSNLHRFIAFDLATSLGFDIPRAVGNVLLVLVAGRPVLLVLRRAARRAAFDAPVEFAPSTSTEPVSDRVNR; translated from the coding sequence ATGAGCGTGCTCCGCGCCGGCCGACCGGCGGCCGGGACCACGGCGATCCGGACGACGGCGATCCGGCTCCATCCCCGGTCGGCGCTCATGCTCGGGCTCACCAGCCTCATCGGTCTGGTCGGCTTCTGCTGGCCGCTGGTCATCCGCCCCGGCGCCGGACTTGAACACGGCCTGGACGCACCATGGCTGTTCGCCGCCCTGCTCCCGTTGCTGCTCGGGGTCGTGCTCGCCGAACTGGCCGAAGGCGGGATGGACGCGAAGGCGGTCGCGCTGCTCGGCGTACTTGCCGCGGTCTGCACCGCACTGCGGCCACTGTCCACCGGCGTCGCCGGCTTCACGCTGCTCTTCGGCCTGCTCATTCCGGCCGGGCGGGTGCTCGGCCCCGGCTTCGGCTTCGTGCTCGGCGCGGTGAGCATGTTCAGCTCGGCCCTGCTCACCGGCGGGATCGGGCCGTGGCTGCCGTTCCAGATGCTCGGCGCGGCCTGGATCGGCCTGTTCGCGGGACTGCTGCCCCGCCGGCCCCGAGGAATCGCCGAGCTCGGGATGCTCGCGGCGTACGGCGCGGTCGCGGGGCTGCTCTACGGGCTGCTGCTGAACATGTGGTTCTGGCCGTTCACCTTCGGCCCGGATGCGACGCCCGGTACCGATCCGTCGCTCGCCTTCGTGCCGGGCGGGGCGATCCTGTCCAACCTGCACCGCTTCATCGCCTTCGACCTGGCCACGTCGTTGGGTTTCGACATCCCCCGCGCCGTCGGCAACGTGCTGCTGGTGCTCGTCGCCGGCCGCCCGGTGCTGCTCGTGCTGCGGCGCGCCGCACGGCGCGCGGCGTTCGACGCCCCGGTCGAGTTCGCACCCTCGACGAGCACCGAACCAGTGTCTGACAGGGTGAACCGGTGA
- a CDS encoding bifunctional adenosylcobinamide kinase/adenosylcobinamide-phosphate guanylyltransferase: MKIQLLGTGSSEGWPNPFCRCASCEAVRGTPDVRGQNSALVDDVLLLDFGADAPRAAMRFGVALDGVRHILLTHAHDDHTAPAGLTWRTWAGRREPLDLVGPPTALARCADSIGPDDPVRLVPALPGETLQVGGYTVRPVKAEHAADAVLYDLTAPDGTRLLYATDTGPLPQSTVDALAGRAFDDVLLELTFGTELGNTDGHLDFATFPAALAELRRRDAIVDGTRVVAIHLSHRNPPPAELSSRLARWGVTLHRDGDVLAARPAGSSRRRGPHRTLVVGGARSGKSSWAQSALAAEPAVTFVATAQADRGDPEWTARIAAHRGGRPAAWETVETVDLEPLLDGDGVLLVDDLGNWLSRALDAADAWNDPGGLDVVRKRGDALARAWAGTGARVVLVTNEVGQGVVPATPAGRLFRDELGRLNTALAAAGDEVVTMTAGLPRWLRGVPDREMSR; this comes from the coding sequence GTGAAGATCCAGCTGCTCGGCACCGGGAGCTCCGAAGGGTGGCCGAACCCGTTCTGCCGGTGCGCATCGTGCGAGGCGGTCCGTGGCACACCCGACGTCCGCGGCCAGAACAGTGCGCTGGTCGACGACGTCCTCCTTCTCGACTTCGGTGCGGACGCGCCCCGTGCGGCCATGCGCTTCGGCGTCGCGCTGGACGGCGTACGTCACATCCTGCTCACCCACGCCCACGACGACCACACCGCGCCGGCGGGTCTGACGTGGCGGACCTGGGCCGGCCGGCGCGAACCGCTGGACCTCGTCGGGCCACCGACCGCGCTGGCCCGATGTGCCGACTCGATCGGCCCGGACGACCCGGTGCGGCTCGTTCCCGCGCTGCCCGGCGAGACCCTTCAGGTGGGCGGGTACACGGTGCGGCCGGTGAAGGCCGAGCACGCCGCGGACGCCGTGCTCTATGACCTGACCGCGCCGGACGGCACTCGGCTGCTCTACGCCACCGACACCGGGCCGCTCCCGCAGTCCACAGTGGACGCACTCGCCGGACGCGCCTTCGACGACGTGCTGCTGGAGCTGACCTTCGGCACCGAGCTCGGCAACACCGACGGGCACCTGGACTTCGCGACCTTCCCGGCGGCCCTCGCCGAACTTCGCCGGCGGGACGCGATCGTCGACGGCACCCGGGTGGTCGCGATCCACCTGTCGCACAGAAACCCGCCGCCGGCCGAGCTGTCCAGCCGGCTGGCCCGGTGGGGCGTCACGCTGCATCGCGACGGTGACGTCCTCGCCGCGCGCCCGGCCGGGTCGTCGCGGCGCCGCGGTCCACACCGGACACTCGTCGTCGGCGGCGCCCGCTCGGGCAAGTCGTCGTGGGCACAGTCGGCGCTCGCCGCCGAGCCGGCGGTCACCTTCGTCGCCACCGCGCAGGCCGACCGGGGCGACCCGGAGTGGACCGCGCGGATCGCCGCCCACCGCGGCGGCCGCCCGGCCGCATGGGAGACGGTCGAGACCGTCGACCTCGAGCCGCTGCTCGACGGCGACGGCGTGCTGCTCGTCGACGACCTCGGCAACTGGCTCAGCCGCGCACTCGACGCAGCCGACGCGTGGAACGACCCAGGCGGGCTCGACGTGGTCCGCAAACGCGGCGACGCACTGGCGCGGGCCTGGGCCGGGACCGGCGCCCGGGTGGTGCTGGTGACCAACGAGGTCGGGCAGGGCGTCGTCCCGGCCACCCCGGCCGGCCGGCTCTTCCGCGACGAGCTGGGCCGGCTCAACACCGCGCTCGCGGCAGCCGGCGACGAGGTAGTGACCATGACCGCAGGCCTGCCCCGCTGGCTGCGCGGAGTACCCGATAGGGAGATGTCCCGGTGA
- a CDS encoding SDR family NAD(P)-dependent oxidoreductase, with protein MTRVRLVPFLDDAMDRLVVPGYSRAGYAVRRRTWSDDPAPDALQGKHVLVTGANSGLGKATVAGLARLGATVHMLVRNPERGAAARDEVLDDVPGADLQVEQCDVSSLAAVRGFADGFRARGLAVHGLVHNAGVLSADRQVTDEGHELTFATNVLGPFLLTALLADQLRAGAPSRVVWVSSGGMYTQRLPADDLEYERGEYKGATAYARTKRMQVVLAEEWARALRGDGVAVHSMHPGWVDTPGIAASLPRFYRLTKPLLRTPAEGADTIVWLCAADVPAAQSGGFWQDRRRRPTRYTPGFPEIPADRQYLWRTCERLTAAT; from the coding sequence GTGACCCGCGTGCGCCTGGTGCCGTTCCTGGACGACGCGATGGACCGGCTTGTCGTGCCCGGCTACTCACGGGCCGGGTACGCCGTCCGTCGGCGTACCTGGTCCGACGATCCGGCTCCGGACGCGCTCCAGGGCAAGCATGTACTGGTGACCGGGGCCAACTCCGGACTGGGCAAGGCCACCGTCGCGGGTCTCGCCCGCCTCGGCGCCACGGTGCACATGCTCGTCCGCAACCCGGAGCGTGGAGCGGCCGCCCGCGACGAGGTCCTCGACGACGTACCGGGCGCGGACCTGCAGGTCGAGCAGTGCGACGTCAGTTCGCTCGCGGCGGTCCGCGGGTTCGCCGACGGTTTCCGGGCCCGCGGTCTGGCGGTGCACGGCCTGGTGCACAACGCCGGGGTCCTCTCCGCCGACCGTCAGGTCACCGACGAAGGCCACGAGCTGACCTTCGCGACCAACGTGCTCGGGCCGTTCCTGCTCACCGCGTTGCTCGCCGACCAGTTGCGTGCCGGCGCACCGAGCCGGGTGGTCTGGGTGTCCTCCGGCGGCATGTACACCCAACGGCTGCCGGCCGACGACCTCGAATACGAGCGCGGCGAGTACAAGGGCGCGACGGCGTACGCGCGGACCAAACGGATGCAGGTCGTGCTCGCCGAGGAGTGGGCCCGGGCACTGCGCGGCGACGGGGTCGCCGTACACAGCATGCATCCGGGCTGGGTCGACACCCCCGGCATCGCCGCGTCACTGCCGCGCTTCTACCGGCTCACCAAGCCGCTGCTCCGCACCCCCGCGGAGGGCGCCGACACGATCGTGTGGCTGTGCGCCGCGGACGTGCCGGCTGCCCAGAGCGGCGGCTTCTGGCAGGACCGCCGCCGCCGCCCGACCCGTTACACGCCAGGCTTTCCGGAGATCCCGGCCGACCGTCAATACCTGTGGCGGACCTGCGAGCGCCTCACCGCCGCCACCTGA
- the cobT gene encoding nicotinate-nucleotide--dimethylbenzimidazole phosphoribosyltransferase, with translation MAQAARDRQAQLTKPAGALGRLEEVSAWVAAAQGQCPPHDFARARVVVFAGDHGVAAAGVSAYPPEVTGQMVHNFLTGGAAVNALARLAGASVRVVDMSVNGKTAPEVSEHKIREGSGRIDRENALTHDETMAAFTAGVAIADEEVDAGADLLIPGDMGIGNTTTAAVLVGVVLALEPTAVTGRGTGLDDVGWMRKVTVVRDAMRRARPRRYDPVDLLSASGGADIAAMTGFLVEAAARRTPVLLDGVVSGAAAVLAREMCYDSASWWLAGHRSTEPAHQAVLDALDLEPLVDLGLRLGEGSGALVALPVLRAAVVTLAEMATFDDAAVSGRVDPA, from the coding sequence ATGGCGCAGGCCGCCCGGGACCGGCAGGCGCAGCTGACCAAGCCGGCCGGCGCGCTCGGCCGGCTGGAAGAAGTGTCGGCGTGGGTCGCGGCGGCCCAGGGCCAGTGCCCGCCGCACGACTTCGCGCGCGCCCGGGTCGTCGTGTTCGCCGGCGACCACGGCGTGGCGGCCGCCGGAGTGTCGGCCTACCCGCCCGAGGTGACCGGCCAGATGGTGCACAACTTCCTGACCGGCGGTGCAGCGGTCAACGCGCTCGCCCGACTGGCCGGCGCGTCCGTCCGCGTGGTCGACATGTCGGTGAACGGCAAAACCGCGCCGGAGGTGTCCGAGCACAAGATCCGCGAGGGCAGCGGCCGCATCGACCGGGAGAACGCGCTCACCCACGACGAGACGATGGCCGCGTTCACGGCCGGCGTCGCGATCGCCGACGAGGAGGTCGACGCCGGCGCCGACCTGCTCATCCCAGGTGACATGGGGATCGGGAACACCACCACGGCCGCCGTACTCGTCGGCGTCGTGCTCGCGCTCGAGCCGACCGCGGTGACCGGCCGCGGCACCGGGCTCGACGACGTGGGCTGGATGCGCAAGGTGACGGTGGTCCGCGATGCGATGCGCCGCGCCCGCCCGCGCCGCTACGACCCGGTCGATCTGCTCAGCGCCTCGGGCGGCGCGGACATCGCGGCCATGACCGGTTTCCTCGTCGAGGCCGCGGCACGCCGTACGCCGGTGCTGCTGGACGGTGTCGTGTCGGGCGCGGCCGCCGTGCTGGCGCGCGAGATGTGTTACGACTCGGCGTCCTGGTGGCTGGCCGGCCACCGGTCCACCGAACCGGCCCACCAGGCCGTCCTCGACGCGCTCGACCTCGAGCCACTGGTCGACCTCGGGCTGCGCCTCGGCGAAGGGTCCGGTGCGCTCGTCGCGCTGCCCGTCCTGCGGGCGGCGGTCGTGACCCTTGCCGAGATGGCGACCTTCGACGACGCCGCGGTGAGCGGCCGGGTGGATCCGGCGTGA
- a CDS encoding energy-coupling factor transporter transmembrane protein EcfT, with amino-acid sequence MTGPAFRLHPALPRHLHAGAWWVWALGLATAASRTTDPLLLAMLAAVAGYVVAARRSEAPWARAYSTFLVLGAVVIALRLVFEVLLGPEIDGHVLFTLPQAHLPSWAAGVRLGGPVTLEAMLAALYDGLQLAVLIACVGAANSLANPARLLKSLPGALYEMGVAVVVALSFAPNAVTSLRRVRVARRLRGRPDRGLAGVSGLVIPVLEDAVGRSIEMAASMDSRGYGRRAGVDPVTRRVTAVLVVTGLFGICVGVYGLLDSSTPSWLGAPALGIGAVLAGCGLVAGGRRTTRSRYRPDPWRASEWLVAGAGVLTAVAFVAAGSDPALHPATSPIAVPGLPLLPLLGVVLAATPAWLAPVPPTPMRAAGRVADRPRTAAPVR; translated from the coding sequence ATGACCGGCCCGGCGTTCCGGTTGCACCCGGCGCTCCCCCGGCACCTGCACGCCGGAGCGTGGTGGGTGTGGGCGCTGGGTCTGGCGACCGCGGCCAGCCGGACCACCGATCCGCTGCTGCTGGCGATGCTCGCGGCGGTCGCCGGCTACGTGGTCGCCGCACGACGCAGCGAGGCCCCGTGGGCCCGCGCCTACTCGACGTTCCTGGTCCTCGGCGCGGTGGTGATCGCGCTGCGGCTGGTCTTCGAGGTGCTCCTCGGACCGGAGATCGACGGGCACGTGCTGTTCACCCTGCCGCAGGCGCACCTGCCGTCCTGGGCAGCAGGGGTGCGGCTCGGCGGTCCGGTCACCCTCGAGGCGATGCTCGCGGCGCTGTACGACGGGCTGCAACTGGCGGTCCTGATCGCCTGTGTCGGCGCGGCCAACTCGCTGGCCAACCCGGCCCGGTTGCTCAAGTCGCTGCCCGGTGCGCTGTACGAGATGGGGGTCGCGGTCGTCGTCGCGCTGTCCTTCGCGCCCAACGCGGTGACCTCCCTGCGCCGGGTCCGGGTGGCGCGCAGGTTGCGCGGCAGACCGGACCGCGGCCTGGCCGGCGTCTCCGGTCTGGTGATCCCCGTCCTGGAGGACGCGGTCGGCCGGTCGATCGAGATGGCCGCGTCGATGGACTCCCGTGGCTACGGCCGGCGGGCGGGGGTCGACCCGGTGACCCGGCGGGTGACCGCGGTGCTCGTCGTGACCGGGCTGTTCGGGATCTGCGTCGGGGTCTACGGGCTGCTCGACTCCTCGACGCCGTCGTGGCTGGGGGCGCCGGCGCTCGGCATCGGCGCGGTGCTCGCCGGCTGCGGCCTGGTCGCCGGCGGCCGTCGTACGACCCGATCCCGCTACCGGCCGGATCCGTGGCGGGCGTCGGAGTGGTTGGTCGCCGGCGCCGGTGTGCTCACCGCCGTCGCCTTCGTCGCGGCCGGCAGCGATCCCGCGCTGCACCCGGCCACCAGCCCGATCGCGGTACCCGGTCTGCCGCTGTTGCCGTTGCTCGGCGTGGTCCTCGCGGCGACGCCGGCCTGGCTGGCGCCGGTGCCGCCGACCCCGATGCGGGCGGCCGGCCGTGTCGCGGACCGGCCCCGGACGGCGGCGCCGGTCCGATGA
- a CDS encoding adenosylcobinamide-GDP ribazoletransferase has product MPGPAGAGLRLAVTTLTVLPLRPGRVDRAAGRSAMAVVPLVGVGLGALAAALAVGLTHLGAPPLLTAAVVLGGLAGASRGLHLDGLADTADGLGSHGEPARALAVMRSPEIGALGAVTLLLCLLVQAAALAALVADHRWLGVAAGVAVGRLAISWACRRGVPPARPDGLGALVADSLPVTVPAAWTVVLAAASVPVVDGRPWQGPVAVLIAVGVGVGLVWHVTRRIGGVTGDVLGATCEITAAVTWAVLALTA; this is encoded by the coding sequence ATGCCCGGACCGGCCGGCGCCGGCCTGCGGCTGGCCGTCACGACCCTGACCGTGCTGCCGTTGCGGCCCGGGCGGGTCGATCGCGCGGCGGGCCGGTCGGCGATGGCCGTCGTGCCGCTGGTCGGGGTGGGCCTCGGCGCGCTGGCGGCGGCGCTGGCCGTCGGTCTGACCCACCTTGGGGCGCCGCCGCTCCTCACCGCCGCCGTCGTCCTCGGCGGGCTTGCGGGAGCCAGCCGCGGGCTGCATCTGGACGGGTTGGCCGACACCGCGGACGGTCTGGGCTCTCACGGCGAGCCGGCGCGCGCCCTGGCGGTGATGCGTTCGCCGGAGATCGGCGCACTGGGCGCCGTGACCCTGCTGCTGTGCCTGCTCGTGCAGGCCGCGGCCCTGGCCGCGTTGGTCGCCGACCACCGCTGGCTCGGCGTCGCCGCGGGGGTCGCGGTCGGCCGGCTCGCGATCAGCTGGGCGTGCCGGCGCGGCGTACCGCCGGCCCGGCCGGACGGGCTCGGCGCGCTCGTCGCGGACTCACTGCCGGTCACGGTGCCGGCCGCCTGGACGGTGGTCCTGGCCGCGGCATCCGTCCCGGTCGTGGACGGCCGGCCGTGGCAGGGCCCGGTCGCCGTACTGATCGCGGTCGGGGTCGGCGTCGGCCTGGTATGGCACGTCACCCGGCGGATCGGTGGCGTGACCGGCGACGTACTCGGCGCCACGTGCGAGATCACCGCCGCGGTCACCTGGGCGGTGCTGGCCCTCACCGCCTGA
- a CDS encoding GNAT family N-acetyltransferase produces MTGGVRRAGRDDGPAIAAVQIASWRATYPQVAPHVLATLREDRCVASWTSHVQAPVRRDLMVLVHSCEDGPIDGYAAVHSLDADPGVGYVASLYVHPDSTGRGVGRDLLASALTELRGRGHLRVVLDALRDVSGARGFYEHLGWRVLAEPAPPWHELPQVRYEAPAPTSFVG; encoded by the coding sequence ATGACAGGCGGCGTACGGCGGGCCGGTCGCGACGACGGGCCCGCCATCGCCGCCGTCCAGATCGCGTCCTGGCGGGCGACCTATCCGCAGGTCGCTCCGCACGTGCTCGCCACGTTGCGCGAGGATCGGTGCGTGGCGTCGTGGACGTCACACGTGCAGGCGCCGGTTCGCCGGGACCTCATGGTGCTGGTGCACAGCTGCGAAGACGGCCCGATCGACGGGTACGCCGCCGTCCACTCCCTGGACGCCGATCCGGGGGTCGGTTACGTCGCCTCTCTCTACGTGCATCCGGACTCGACCGGTCGTGGCGTCGGTCGCGACCTGCTCGCGTCGGCCCTCACCGAACTGCGTGGCCGGGGACATCTGCGGGTGGTGCTCGACGCGTTGCGGGACGTGTCGGGTGCGCGCGGCTTCTATGAACATCTCGGCTGGCGGGTGCTCGCCGAGCCGGCGCCGCCGTGGCACGAGCTGCCGCAGGTCCGTTACGAGGCGCCCGCCCCGACGAGTTTCGTCGGCTGA
- a CDS encoding ATP-binding cassette domain-containing protein: MIEFDRVTVTYDGAAAPTLRDVSLRIPEGELALVVGVTGSGKSTLLRAVNGLVPHFTGGRLAGRVAVAGRDTRTHPPRELADVVGIVGQDPEAGFVTDVVEDELAYTMESLGLPGDVMRRRVEDTLDLLGLAVLRDRPLATLSAGQRQRVAIGAVLTAHPRVLVLDEPTSALDPPAAEEVLAALQRLVHDLGLTVLLAEHRLERVAQYADRVVYLPGAGRPVEVGTPHRIFATAAVAPPVAQLGRLAGWTPLPLSVREARRRAEPLREKLAFRSVVRSVVPAGEPLATTRALVARFGDLIALREVDVAVHRGEVVALMGRNGAGKSTLLSCLVGLLAPASGSVTVAGRAPHGRRPRDLVRDIGMVPAQPTDLLYADTVRAECAQADRDAGAAPGTARAVLDRIAPDVTDDAHPHDLSEGQRLSLALAVVLAGRPPLLLLDEPTRGLDYGAKRRLVEVLTELAAEGHAVILATHDVELAADLAHRTVVLADGEVISDGPTRDVVVHSPVFAPQVAKVMAPQEWLTVAEVATALAG, translated from the coding sequence ATGATCGAATTCGACCGGGTCACGGTGACCTACGACGGCGCGGCGGCGCCCACGCTGCGCGACGTGTCGCTGCGGATCCCCGAAGGCGAACTGGCCCTGGTGGTGGGGGTGACGGGCAGCGGGAAGTCCACCCTGCTGCGGGCCGTCAACGGGCTGGTGCCGCACTTCACCGGCGGCCGGCTGGCCGGTCGGGTGGCTGTCGCCGGGCGGGACACCCGCACCCATCCCCCGCGCGAGCTCGCCGACGTGGTCGGCATCGTCGGTCAGGACCCGGAGGCCGGGTTCGTCACCGACGTGGTCGAGGACGAGTTGGCCTACACGATGGAGTCCCTCGGGCTGCCCGGCGACGTGATGCGGCGCCGGGTGGAGGACACCCTCGACCTGCTCGGGCTCGCCGTCCTGCGCGACCGTCCGCTGGCGACCCTCTCGGCCGGGCAGCGGCAGCGGGTCGCGATCGGCGCCGTCCTCACCGCCCACCCGCGGGTGCTGGTGCTCGACGAGCCGACCAGCGCGCTCGACCCGCCGGCCGCGGAGGAGGTGCTGGCCGCGCTGCAACGGCTGGTGCACGACCTCGGCCTCACGGTGCTGCTGGCCGAGCACCGCCTGGAACGGGTGGCGCAGTACGCCGACCGGGTCGTCTACCTGCCCGGCGCCGGCCGTCCCGTCGAGGTCGGCACGCCGCACCGGATCTTCGCCACCGCCGCCGTGGCACCGCCGGTCGCGCAGCTGGGCCGGCTGGCCGGCTGGACGCCGTTGCCGCTGTCGGTCCGCGAGGCGCGGCGTCGCGCCGAGCCGTTGCGGGAGAAGCTCGCGTTCCGGTCGGTCGTGCGGTCGGTGGTGCCGGCCGGGGAGCCGCTCGCCACCACCCGGGCACTCGTCGCGCGGTTCGGCGACCTGATCGCGTTGCGGGAGGTCGACGTCGCCGTTCACCGCGGCGAGGTCGTCGCGCTGATGGGCCGCAACGGTGCCGGCAAGTCGACCCTGCTGTCCTGCCTGGTCGGCCTGCTCGCTCCGGCGTCCGGGTCGGTCACCGTCGCAGGCCGCGCGCCGCACGGCCGCCGGCCCCGCGACCTGGTGCGCGACATCGGCATGGTGCCCGCCCAGCCCACCGACCTGCTCTACGCCGACACCGTCCGGGCCGAATGCGCGCAGGCCGACCGCGACGCCGGCGCCGCGCCCGGAACGGCGCGCGCGGTGCTCGACCGGATCGCCCCCGACGTCACCGACGACGCGCACCCGCACGACCTGTCCGAGGGCCAGCGGCTGTCCCTCGCCCTGGCCGTGGTCCTGGCCGGCCGGCCGCCGCTGCTGCTCCTAGACGAGCCGACCCGCGGGCTGGACTACGGCGCCAAGCGCCGCCTGGTCGAGGTGCTCACCGAGCTCGCCGCCGAGGGGCACGCCGTGATCCTGGCCACCCACGACGTCGAGCTCGCCGCCGACCTCGCGCACCGCACGGTCGTGCTCGCCGACGGCGAGGTGATCTCCGACGGGCCGACCCGCGACGTGGTCGTGCACTCACCGGTCTTCGCGCCGCAGGTGGCGAAGGTCATGGCCCCGCAGGAATGGCTCACCGTGGCCGAAGTCGCGACGGCGCTGGCCGGATGA
- a CDS encoding Uma2 family endonuclease has translation MSLAPGRTGSWSLADLPALPEGRQRYEIIDGCLLVTPPPPARHQSIVLRLIRLLHKAAQDGMVPLDGVSVALRGGPTPRVLVPDLVVARPEAVRSGRTVFEPADLLLAVEIVAPSSESIDRLTKPSLYADAGIDAFWRVEPDDPHGPIIVSHLLAAGAYRVEATVRGEQRRVINKPFTMRLCPAELVS, from the coding sequence GTGAGCCTGGCCCCAGGGCGGACCGGGTCGTGGTCCCTCGCCGACCTCCCCGCGCTGCCCGAGGGCCGCCAACGCTACGAGATCATCGACGGTTGCCTGCTCGTCACACCACCACCCCCCGCCCGCCATCAGAGCATCGTGCTGCGCCTGATCCGGCTGCTGCACAAGGCGGCGCAGGACGGGATGGTGCCACTCGACGGTGTCTCGGTGGCTTTGCGCGGCGGTCCCACCCCGCGGGTGCTCGTCCCCGACCTGGTCGTCGCCCGCCCCGAGGCCGTCCGCAGCGGGCGCACCGTCTTCGAACCTGCCGACCTGCTGCTCGCGGTCGAGATCGTCGCGCCGTCCTCGGAGTCGATCGACCGCCTGACCAAACCGAGTCTCTACGCCGACGCCGGCATCGACGCGTTCTGGCGGGTGGAGCCGGACGACCCGCACGGCCCGATCATCGTGTCCCACCTGCTGGCCGCCGGCGCCTACCGCGTCGAGGCGACCGTGCGCGGCGAACAGCGCCGGGTGATCAACAAGCCGTTCACCATGCGGCTGTGCCCGGCCGAGCTCGTCAGCTGA